A section of the Pedobacter sp. HDW13 genome encodes:
- a CDS encoding porin has product MKKFITLITTLTAALTATAQNEPKVKFSGYLETYYGYDFNKPADHNRPGFIYSHNRANEVNLNLVFIKAAYDSGNIRANLAVMAGTYANANLSAEPGVLKNIFEANAGVKLSKTENLWIDAGVFASHIGFESAVSKDCWVLTRNIASENTPYYESGAKVTYGTQDGKFTATLLYLNEWQRITRASGNNKPAGGLQLTWKPIGKITVNYSNYLGTEGADSVRVNRFYHNVYGIFQLTDKFGVTLGFDYGTQQKVKGSSDKNEVISPVAIAQYKFADKWAIAGRFEYYDDKNGIFIATGTPNGFKTKGYSLNLDYAPIPNAVIRLEGKTFDSKDKIFNREGNAVNANTSLTASIAVAF; this is encoded by the coding sequence ATGAAAAAATTCATCACCCTTATAACAACATTAACTGCTGCACTTACTGCAACTGCACAAAACGAACCGAAGGTTAAATTCTCGGGGTATTTGGAAACCTATTACGGTTACGATTTCAATAAACCAGCCGATCACAACCGTCCGGGATTTATATACTCGCACAACAGGGCAAACGAAGTAAATCTGAATTTAGTTTTTATTAAAGCAGCTTACGATAGCGGAAACATCCGTGCTAACCTGGCTGTAATGGCAGGCACTTATGCCAACGCTAACCTATCGGCCGAACCTGGGGTATTAAAAAACATCTTTGAAGCCAATGCAGGGGTTAAATTATCGAAAACAGAAAACCTATGGATTGATGCCGGGGTATTCGCCTCGCATATTGGCTTTGAAAGTGCTGTTTCGAAAGATTGCTGGGTGCTCACCCGAAATATAGCATCAGAAAATACGCCCTATTACGAATCTGGTGCTAAAGTGACCTACGGCACCCAGGATGGAAAATTTACTGCGACCCTACTCTACCTAAATGAATGGCAAAGAATTACCCGTGCTTCTGGCAACAACAAACCTGCTGGCGGCTTACAATTAACCTGGAAACCTATCGGTAAAATAACGGTAAACTACAGCAACTACCTGGGTACCGAAGGTGCAGATTCGGTTCGTGTAAACCGTTTTTACCACAATGTATATGGTATTTTTCAGCTAACAGATAAATTTGGTGTTACATTAGGTTTCGATTATGGCACACAACAAAAGGTTAAAGGTAGTAGCGATAAAAACGAAGTGATTTCACCAGTGGCCATTGCGCAATACAAATTTGCCGATAAATGGGCCATTGCCGGAAGGTTTGAGTATTACGACGATAAAAATGGGATCTTTATTGCTACCGGAACACCAAATGGTTTTAAAACCAAAGGATATTCGCTCAATCTCGATTACGCACCAATACCAAATGCAGTAATCAGGTTAGAAGGTAAAACTTTTGATAGTAAGGATAAAATTTTTAACCGCGAAGGCAACGCGGTAAATGCCAATACCAGCTTAACGGCAAGTATAGCTGTAGCGTTTTAA
- a CDS encoding acyl-CoA thioesterase, translating into MARPKNHIELQFLSEPSDVNYGGKVHGGMMMKWIDQAAFACALQWSQSYCVTVYVGGIRFFHPVHIGHLVKMDARIIYTGKTSMHIAVDAYSKPVGKSDFVKNTHCIIVFVAVNDNGNPERIPEFKPKTDKEIAMHGYAIKLMELRKSIDKEMEPYIV; encoded by the coding sequence ATGGCACGACCCAAAAATCATATCGAACTTCAGTTTTTAAGCGAACCCTCAGACGTAAATTACGGCGGTAAAGTACATGGGGGGATGATGATGAAGTGGATTGATCAGGCGGCTTTTGCCTGTGCCTTACAGTGGAGCCAATCATATTGTGTAACGGTATATGTTGGTGGTATCCGTTTTTTTCATCCGGTGCACATTGGCCATTTGGTAAAAATGGACGCACGGATTATTTACACAGGTAAAACGAGTATGCACATTGCTGTTGATGCTTACTCGAAACCTGTAGGGAAAAGTGATTTTGTGAAAAACACCCACTGTATTATTGTTTTTGTAGCAGTAAATGATAATGGGAATCCGGAACGTATACCAGAATTTAAACCCAAAACAGACAAGGAAATCGCCATGCACGGCTATGCCATTAAACTAATGGAGCTGCGTAAAAGCATTGATAAGGAAATGGAACCTTATATTGTATAA
- a CDS encoding DUF2130 domain-containing protein encodes MPTEIKCPNCAHVFPMEEAMAEDYKKELREKAAAYARQKDEEYQRKLQVLESEKQQQLRAFDVKLAEEKLKLKDDLEGNLRKSIAADFETKLQMLEGNAKDNEEKLKLAREKELEFLRREQSLKLKEEEMELAFQRKMQEQRNELVEQIRKQEAEKNSIKETEHQLRLKELEKQLDDQKKLAEEMKRKAEQGSMQLQGEVQELILEELLRSNFPFDLIEEVGKGVRGADCVQVVRNQFGQECGKIIYESKRTKDFGGDWIEKLKKDMRSMGIDVAVIVSQCYPKGMTSFGQRDGVWICSFEEVNAVAFVLRDGILRLSSAMKSQENRGDKMHMLYDYLTGVEFSEQWKAIREGFMSMKLSIQRERDAMERLWKAREKQLEKVLLNATHIRGSIEGIAGSDSIQLSLTDEDETLLLD; translated from the coding sequence ATGCCTACTGAAATAAAATGCCCCAACTGTGCCCATGTTTTTCCGATGGAAGAAGCTATGGCCGAAGATTATAAAAAGGAGTTACGTGAGAAAGCGGCTGCTTATGCAAGACAGAAGGATGAAGAATATCAACGTAAGCTGCAGGTTTTAGAATCAGAAAAACAACAGCAGCTGAGAGCTTTTGATGTTAAACTTGCCGAAGAAAAGCTTAAACTGAAAGATGATTTGGAAGGCAACCTGCGCAAGAGTATTGCTGCCGATTTTGAAACTAAACTTCAAATGCTGGAGGGTAATGCAAAAGATAATGAAGAAAAGTTAAAGCTTGCCCGGGAGAAGGAATTGGAATTTTTAAGACGCGAGCAAAGCCTGAAACTGAAAGAGGAAGAAATGGAACTGGCCTTTCAGCGTAAAATGCAAGAACAGCGAAACGAACTGGTAGAGCAGATTAGAAAGCAGGAAGCCGAAAAAAACAGCATTAAAGAAACAGAGCACCAATTACGGTTAAAAGAACTCGAAAAACAGCTTGATGACCAGAAAAAGCTTGCTGAAGAAATGAAGCGTAAAGCCGAACAGGGGAGTATGCAGTTACAAGGCGAGGTACAGGAACTGATTTTGGAGGAACTGTTGCGCAGCAATTTCCCTTTCGATTTAATTGAGGAAGTAGGTAAAGGTGTACGTGGCGCCGATTGTGTGCAGGTAGTACGTAACCAGTTCGGACAAGAATGCGGTAAAATTATATATGAAAGTAAACGTACCAAAGACTTTGGTGGCGACTGGATTGAGAAACTGAAAAAAGACATGCGCAGCATGGGGATAGACGTGGCAGTGATTGTAAGCCAGTGTTACCCTAAAGGCATGACGAGCTTTGGCCAGCGCGATGGGGTTTGGATTTGCTCTTTTGAAGAAGTAAATGCCGTAGCCTTTGTTTTACGCGATGGAATCCTGCGTTTATCGAGTGCTATGAAATCGCAGGAAAACAGGGGAGATAAGATGCACATGTTGTACGACTATTTAACCGGAGTAGAGTTTTCGGAGCAGTGGAAAGCTATTCGCGAAGGTTTTATGAGTATGAAATTATCCATTCAGCGTGAGCGCGATGCGATGGAGCGTTTATGGAAAGCCCGCGAAAAACAACTCGAAAAGGTGCTTTTAAATGCAACGCACATTCGTGGTTCTATTGAAGGAATTGCCGGTAGCGATAGCATTCAGTTGAGTTTAACAGATGAGGATGAAACATTGCTTCTGGATTAG
- a CDS encoding ATP-binding protein produces MKIKTKLRLGFGFLFIIVLSFGLIALFFLNELSDKSKMILKDNYKSLQYVAAMRKVIDESHFPLGEPQRLTFVENLNNESQNITEQGEKIAFLKLESAYKSLNTAVNENSLKNLRTALHDIERVNLTAIYDKNERANETSSRANLYIMIAATLSFIILFTFIVNFPGFVANPLAEFGAAIKQIGRKNYKQRLHFENDDEFTELADSFNGMVIKLNEWENSNLSTIKSEKLRIEAIIAQMQDAIIGLNEKGEVLFLNHLAAKLMGLDEDKIIGQNVAELIQKNELLKRIIKPDTDESTLKIYADDKESYFQLENREIIIPNYEEQEENTLISATKSAGSVYILKNITQFKELDEAKTNFIATVSHELKTPLSSIKMSLKLLNDERVGGMNEEQHELLTHIKEDSDRLLKITSELLDLSQVETGNLKLSFAITSPEAIVQYAVDAVKFQAEQKSIQLTLNCDQNLPNVYADIQKTAWVMVNFLSNALRYSAEKSKVIIDVFQKDDFIQFSVQDFGKGIEEKYQKRLFDRYFQVPTDGQNKSGSGLGLAISKDFIEAEQGKIWVVSAIGEGSKFCFALPIVA; encoded by the coding sequence ATGAAAATAAAAACCAAGCTCCGCCTCGGATTCGGCTTTCTCTTTATCATTGTCTTATCCTTCGGCTTAATTGCCTTATTCTTCCTGAACGAACTTTCAGATAAATCAAAAATGATTTTGAAAGATAATTACAAATCATTGCAATATGTAGCGGCCATGCGTAAGGTTATTGATGAAAGCCACTTTCCGTTAGGCGAACCACAACGTTTAACATTTGTAGAAAATTTAAACAACGAAAGCCAGAATATTACTGAACAAGGCGAGAAAATCGCTTTCCTAAAGCTCGAAAGCGCTTATAAAAGTTTAAACACTGCAGTTAATGAAAACAGTCTAAAAAATTTACGTACCGCCCTGCACGATATAGAGCGGGTAAACCTGACTGCCATTTACGATAAAAATGAGCGTGCCAACGAAACCTCATCAAGGGCTAATCTTTACATCATGATAGCGGCTACGCTCAGCTTTATTATACTGTTTACGTTTATTGTCAATTTTCCGGGCTTTGTAGCCAATCCATTGGCCGAATTTGGTGCTGCCATTAAACAGATTGGTCGCAAAAACTATAAACAGCGCCTGCATTTCGAAAACGATGATGAATTTACAGAACTGGCCGATTCATTTAATGGCATGGTAATCAAGTTAAATGAATGGGAAAACAGTAATTTATCGACCATTAAATCAGAAAAATTACGCATTGAAGCCATTATCGCACAAATGCAGGATGCCATTATCGGTTTAAACGAAAAAGGTGAGGTACTTTTCTTAAACCATCTGGCGGCAAAGCTGATGGGCTTGGATGAAGATAAAATCATTGGGCAGAATGTGGCAGAGCTCATTCAAAAGAACGAATTACTTAAACGGATTATTAAACCCGATACCGACGAGTCTACCTTAAAAATTTATGCTGATGATAAAGAGTCTTATTTCCAGCTCGAAAATCGCGAAATTATTATTCCCAATTATGAAGAGCAGGAAGAAAACACTTTAATTTCAGCTACAAAATCTGCGGGTAGCGTATATATCCTCAAAAACATCACCCAGTTTAAAGAGCTTGATGAGGCCAAAACTAATTTTATTGCCACTGTTTCTCACGAATTAAAAACACCTCTATCATCGATTAAAATGAGTTTAAAACTGCTGAATGATGAGCGTGTAGGCGGCATGAACGAAGAACAGCACGAGTTGCTCACCCACATTAAAGAAGATAGCGACAGGCTTTTAAAAATCACCAGCGAGTTACTGGATCTCTCACAGGTGGAAACCGGAAACCTGAAACTTAGCTTTGCCATTACCAGTCCGGAGGCTATTGTGCAATACGCTGTTGATGCTGTCAAATTTCAGGCGGAACAAAAGTCTATCCAATTAACTTTAAACTGCGATCAAAATCTGCCCAATGTATATGCCGATATCCAGAAAACGGCTTGGGTAATGGTTAACTTCTTATCCAATGCCTTGCGTTATAGCGCCGAAAAATCGAAAGTGATTATCGATGTTTTCCAAAAAGATGACTTTATCCAGTTTTCGGTTCAGGATTTTGGAAAAGGTATAGAAGAAAAATATCAGAAACGTTTGTTCGATCGCTATTTTCAGGTACCAACAGATGGGCAGAACAAATCGGGCTCTGGACTGGGATTGGCCATTTCAAAAGATTTTATAGAAGCAGAACAAGGTAAAATATGGGTGGTAAGTGCCATTGGTGAGGGAAGTAAATTTTGTTTTGCTTTGCCGATCGTGGCGTAG
- a CDS encoding sensor histidine kinase — protein MNQENNKITLILMAGIAAMLMLFISILLIFIFMQRKKLQYKMNLQALQNAQKNQLIAAAVRSEEIEKLRIAEELHDEVGAILGASSLHFYGINLDHCDEISKEMYTKSKSLLDEGISKIRGISHNLHSNILQELGLKEAIGHFCGKIGHSSLINISLDLQDRYRTKATPNDISIYRVIQELLHNITKHAKANLIHIISASTNNHLIFTITHNGNGLTQSQFEELRFTKDGLGLKNIQNRMILLKACLKFSQHTDRYQIELKIPIESSLQNYK, from the coding sequence ATGAATCAGGAAAATAATAAAATCACCTTGATACTGATGGCGGGTATAGCGGCTATGCTGATGCTTTTCATCAGTATTTTACTCATTTTTATTTTCATGCAGCGCAAAAAACTTCAGTATAAAATGAATTTGCAGGCCCTGCAAAATGCGCAAAAAAACCAATTAATAGCCGCAGCGGTGAGAAGCGAGGAAATAGAAAAGTTACGCATTGCCGAAGAACTTCATGATGAGGTTGGGGCTATACTCGGGGCATCGAGCTTGCACTTTTATGGAATTAACTTAGATCATTGCGACGAAATAAGCAAGGAAATGTATACCAAAAGCAAAAGTTTGCTGGATGAGGGGATCAGCAAAATCAGGGGTATATCGCATAATCTACACTCTAATATCTTACAGGAACTTGGTTTAAAAGAAGCAATTGGCCACTTTTGCGGCAAGATTGGCCATAGCAGTTTAATCAACATCAGCTTAGATCTTCAGGATAGGTACCGCACCAAAGCTACCCCTAACGACATCAGCATTTACAGGGTTATCCAGGAGTTACTCCATAACATTACCAAACATGCCAAAGCCAATCTCATCCACATCATCTCGGCCAGTACAAACAACCACCTAATCTTTACCATTACGCACAATGGTAACGGCCTTACCCAAAGTCAGTTCGAAGAACTCAGGTTTACTAAAGATGGCCTTGGTTTAAAAAACATCCAGAACAGAATGATATTGCTGAAAGCCTGTCTTAAATTTTCGCAGCATACAGACCGTTATCAGATCGAATTAAAGATACCTATTGAGAGCAGCTTACAGAATTACAAATAA
- a CDS encoding glycoside hydrolase family 97 protein, with the protein MNKKPNQSINRSIILTLICALLFFGDVFGNVPGEGLKSPDGNLVASFALAEGGVPTYSLKYKGKDVIKTSKLGLALKDGKSLMNGFAVTDTKTSTFNETWKPVWGEVKEIINHYNELAVTLTQKESNRFIIVRMRLFNDGLGFRYEFPEQKNLDYFVIKEEKTQFALAGDHKAFWLPGDYDTQEYSIVTSNLSEVRGKMKAAVTPNASQTTFSPTGLQTPLMMKSKDGLYINIHEAALINYSLMSLNLDDKNMVLESWLTPDAVGDKGYMQAPCQSPWRTIIVSDKAGDILTSKLTYNLNEPTKFKDVSWIKPIKYVGVWWEMITGKSTWAYNDLTSVQLGVIDYAKTKPNGKHAANTAHVKEYIDFAAKNGLDAVLVEGWNEGWEDWFGKTKDYVFDFVTPYPDFDVQELHRYAASKGIKMIMHHETSSSVRNYERHLDTAYKFMKANGYDAVKSGYVGNMIPRGEHHYGQWLNNHYLYAIQKAAEYKIMVNAHEAVRPTGLARTFPNLIGNESARGTEYEAFGGNNADHTTILPFTRLIGGPMDYTPGIFETKVGAYNAENTSFVHSTLARQLALYVTMYSPLQMAADLPETYNKYMDAFQFIKDVAVDWDDTKVLEAEPGDYITFARKAKGKNNWFVGRTNDEVARTSKIDFSFLDAGKKYIATIYADAKDAHYETNPKAYTIRKIEVTSKSKLSQYCAPGGAMQLALSRNNFHWCRLVATYT; encoded by the coding sequence ATGAATAAGAAACCAAACCAATCCATTAACCGCTCTATAATCCTTACTTTAATATGTGCTTTGCTATTTTTTGGGGATGTTTTCGGGAACGTTCCCGGAGAAGGACTAAAGTCGCCGGATGGCAATCTGGTAGCCAGCTTTGCTTTGGCTGAAGGGGGAGTACCTACCTATAGCTTAAAGTACAAGGGAAAAGACGTTATTAAAACCAGCAAGCTTGGTTTAGCACTTAAAGATGGCAAATCTTTAATGAACGGTTTTGCTGTAACTGACACCAAGACCAGTACATTTAACGAAACCTGGAAACCAGTTTGGGGCGAGGTAAAAGAAATTATAAACCATTACAATGAACTTGCCGTTACCTTAACTCAAAAGGAAAGCAATCGCTTTATTATAGTGCGCATGCGCTTATTTAATGATGGTTTGGGTTTCAGGTATGAGTTTCCGGAACAGAAAAACCTCGATTATTTTGTAATTAAAGAAGAAAAAACCCAGTTTGCGCTGGCCGGCGATCATAAAGCCTTCTGGTTGCCAGGTGATTACGATACCCAGGAATACAGCATCGTAACTTCCAACTTATCAGAAGTGCGCGGCAAAATGAAAGCTGCAGTTACACCCAATGCATCACAAACTACTTTTTCGCCTACAGGTTTGCAAACACCTTTGATGATGAAAAGCAAAGACGGCTTGTACATTAACATTCACGAAGCCGCTTTGATTAATTACTCGTTAATGTCGTTAAACCTTGATGATAAAAATATGGTTTTAGAATCGTGGTTAACGCCAGATGCAGTCGGCGATAAAGGCTATATGCAGGCACCTTGTCAATCGCCATGGCGTACCATTATTGTGAGCGATAAAGCAGGCGATATTTTAACTTCAAAGTTAACCTATAATTTAAACGAACCCACCAAATTTAAAGATGTATCGTGGATTAAGCCAATCAAGTATGTTGGTGTTTGGTGGGAAATGATTACCGGAAAAAGTACCTGGGCATATAACGATTTAACCAGTGTACAGCTGGGTGTAATCGATTATGCTAAAACCAAACCGAATGGAAAACATGCTGCCAATACCGCGCATGTAAAAGAGTACATCGATTTTGCTGCTAAAAATGGTTTGGATGCGGTTTTGGTTGAAGGATGGAACGAAGGTTGGGAAGACTGGTTTGGTAAAACCAAAGATTATGTTTTCGATTTTGTAACGCCATACCCTGATTTTGATGTGCAGGAACTACACCGTTACGCAGCAAGTAAGGGGATTAAAATGATTATGCACCATGAAACCTCTTCATCGGTACGTAACTACGAGCGCCATTTAGATACGGCCTACAAGTTTATGAAAGCAAATGGTTATGATGCCGTAAAAAGTGGTTATGTGGGTAATATGATTCCGAGAGGAGAGCACCACTACGGCCAATGGTTAAACAACCATTATTTGTATGCTATCCAGAAAGCGGCCGAATATAAAATTATGGTTAATGCACACGAGGCAGTAAGACCAACAGGTTTGGCACGTACTTTCCCGAATTTAATCGGTAACGAATCGGCCCGTGGTACAGAGTATGAAGCCTTTGGCGGTAACAATGCCGACCATACCACTATTTTGCCTTTTACACGTTTAATTGGTGGGCCGATGGATTACACGCCTGGAATTTTCGAGACTAAGGTAGGTGCTTATAATGCTGAAAATACTTCATTTGTACACAGTACTCTGGCACGTCAGCTGGCGCTGTATGTTACCATGTATAGTCCGCTACAAATGGCTGCCGATTTACCCGAAACCTATAATAAATATATGGATGCTTTCCAGTTTATTAAGGATGTGGCTGTAGACTGGGATGATACGAAAGTGCTTGAAGCAGAGCCTGGCGATTACATTACTTTTGCGCGTAAGGCAAAAGGAAAAAATAACTGGTTTGTTGGTCGTACCAATGATGAGGTTGCGCGTACTTCGAAAATAGATTTCAGCTTTTTAGATGCTGGTAAAAAATATATCGCAACCATTTATGCTGATGCGAAGGATGCACATTATGAAACCAACCCAAAAGCTTATACCATTCGTAAAATAGAAGTAACCAGCAAAAGCAAACTTAGCCAATATTGTGCACCGGGTGGGGCTATGCAATTAGCGTTATCGCGAAATAATTTCCATTGGTGTCGGTTGGTAGCAACTTACACTTAA
- a CDS encoding K(+)-transporting ATPase subunit C: MKKYIIQSLRLTLVLIVLLCIIYPIGIALAGKLAKGNGGGEKITKNGKTVGYALLGQSFTKPEYFWGRPSAVAYNAAGSAGSNKGPSNPDYLKDVQSRIDTLLKYNPGLKKSAIPADMVTASGSGLDPNISEQGAAIQIARVAKARKIDEKKIKELVAMNTLKPLMGLFGPSSVNVLKLNLALDNL; the protein is encoded by the coding sequence ATGAAAAAGTACATCATACAATCTTTACGCTTAACCTTAGTATTAATCGTATTATTATGCATCATTTATCCAATCGGAATTGCGCTTGCAGGTAAACTTGCAAAAGGAAACGGTGGAGGTGAAAAAATCACCAAAAACGGAAAAACAGTTGGTTATGCCCTGCTTGGTCAATCGTTTACCAAACCCGAATATTTTTGGGGCAGACCATCGGCTGTAGCTTACAATGCAGCAGGCTCTGCTGGTTCGAACAAAGGTCCATCCAATCCCGATTATTTAAAAGATGTTCAATCGAGAATTGATACGCTATTAAAATACAATCCCGGATTGAAAAAATCAGCTATCCCGGCCGATATGGTTACTGCATCGGGTAGTGGCTTAGATCCGAATATTTCAGAGCAGGGAGCTGCCATACAAATCGCCAGAGTAGCCAAAGCCAGAAAAATAGATGAGAAAAAAATAAAAGAGCTGGTAGCCATGAACACTTTAAAACCACTGATGGGCTTATTTGGTCCATCATCGGTAAATGTATTAAAGTTAAATCTTGCTTTGGATAACTTGTAA
- a CDS encoding YtxH domain-containing protein, protein MKYRKLIGKYLTQKSNNNVQIALALVAGLAAGAVISVLFAPDSGAGTRGKIAGKAKNLRYGFQDKYNLLKEKVFGVEAIEEDIVEHEVPHFRQKIEKKRKSDVKEILDDAYKNGQVQEGQG, encoded by the coding sequence ATGAAATACAGAAAGTTAATCGGAAAATATTTAACGCAAAAATCGAACAACAATGTTCAAATCGCACTTGCATTAGTAGCAGGTTTAGCGGCAGGTGCTGTAATTAGTGTTTTATTTGCCCCTGATAGCGGCGCTGGTACCCGTGGGAAAATTGCAGGCAAGGCTAAAAACCTACGCTATGGTTTCCAGGATAAATATAATCTTTTAAAAGAGAAGGTTTTCGGCGTAGAGGCAATAGAAGAAGATATCGTTGAACATGAAGTTCCTCATTTTAGACAAAAAATAGAAAAAAAACGCAAATCTGATGTGAAAGAAATATTAGATGATGCGTACAAAAACGGGCAGGTACAGGAAGGACAGGGATAA
- a CDS encoding YdcF family protein, whose translation MIFILSKILLYLIKPFLWFCILLILSFFAKKDKTRKHLGTAAIVVLLFFSNAFLANQVVKLYEPPYPAQKESYDVAIVLGGFSGINKRNNEIKFNGSNDRLFQTLSLYRQGRIKKILISSGNANLINNKVKEADLVKKFLHEICIPDSAVFIENQSRNTIENAKFSLALIKKSMPQAKIVVVTSAWHIPRARLIFNRQAQQKLSYYPTDFRGSTESGLNDLLIPSVSAFGTWEMLFKEWIGFLVDYFRS comes from the coding sequence ATGATTTTTATCCTGTCAAAAATTCTTTTATACTTAATCAAGCCGTTCCTTTGGTTTTGTATTCTACTTATCCTTAGTTTTTTTGCTAAAAAGGATAAAACCCGTAAGCATTTAGGCACCGCTGCAATAGTGGTGCTTTTATTTTTTTCAAACGCTTTTCTGGCTAACCAGGTAGTTAAGTTATACGAGCCTCCCTATCCTGCACAAAAGGAAAGCTATGATGTGGCTATTGTGCTGGGTGGCTTTTCGGGGATAAACAAGCGGAATAACGAAATAAAGTTTAACGGAAGCAATGATCGCCTGTTCCAGACCTTATCACTCTACCGCCAAGGCCGGATAAAAAAAATATTGATTAGTAGTGGCAATGCCAACCTGATTAACAACAAGGTTAAAGAAGCAGATCTGGTTAAAAAATTCCTGCACGAAATCTGCATTCCCGACAGTGCAGTCTTCATCGAAAACCAAAGCAGAAATACCATCGAAAATGCGAAGTTTAGCCTTGCACTCATTAAAAAGAGTATGCCTCAGGCTAAAATTGTAGTGGTTACCAGTGCGTGGCATATCCCTAGGGCCAGGCTTATTTTCAACCGACAGGCTCAACAGAAGCTCAGCTATTATCCTACCGATTTCAGAGGCAGTACCGAATCTGGCCTCAACGACTTACTAATACCCAGTGTATCGGCATTTGGTACCTGGGAAATGTTGTTTAAAGAGTGGATTGGTTTTCTGGTCGACTACTTTCGTAGCTGA
- a CDS encoding OsmC family protein — MVKATINREHYACSVSNGSHEIIADEPLEYGGTHKGFAPKGLLMASLASCVAITLRMYIDRKGWPVDRIEVEVNIDTENGETIFFEEITCLGVLTEEQKVRLEDIATKCPVSKILAAGHEIRSKVL; from the coding sequence ATGGTAAAAGCGACAATAAACAGGGAGCACTATGCATGCTCGGTAAGCAATGGATCACACGAAATTATAGCCGACGAACCGCTGGAATATGGTGGTACACATAAAGGGTTTGCGCCAAAGGGCTTGCTGATGGCTTCGCTAGCCTCGTGCGTAGCCATTACTTTGAGAATGTATATTGACAGAAAAGGCTGGCCTGTTGACCGGATTGAAGTGGAAGTTAATATTGATACTGAAAATGGTGAGACTATTTTCTTTGAGGAGATTACTTGCCTGGGCGTACTTACCGAAGAGCAAAAAGTAAGACTGGAAGATATTGCAACAAAATGTCCGGTGAGCAAGATTTTGGCCGCAGGACACGAAATAAGATCGAAAGTGCTTTAG
- a CDS encoding sensor protein KdpD yields MSEKEDSVKHFLELIKKSRRGKLKIYIGMSAGVGKTYRMLQEAQALLRGGIDVCIGYVETHKRVETEALVAGLPLIARKNIFYRGKEINEMDLQGILNRHPEIVVVDELAHTNVEGSKNTKRWQDVFDLLEAGISVISAVNIQHLESINEEVEQITGVQITERIPDKILQIADEIVNIDLTADELVTRLKEGKIYDKTKIESALGNFFQADKILQLRELALKEVVHQVERKIQTEIPKSIKLRPERFLACISSNAETAGVVIRKTARLASYYRSPWIVLYVQSDAESLDRIKLDKQRHLINHFKLATELGAEVIKIKSNQITQTIINTATEKEITTICIGKPHLNIFQVILRTAIFNQLLRNLASQEIDLVILS; encoded by the coding sequence ATGTCAGAAAAAGAAGATTCGGTTAAACACTTCCTCGAACTGATTAAAAAATCGAGAAGAGGAAAACTCAAAATCTATATTGGGATGAGCGCCGGTGTGGGCAAAACCTACCGGATGCTGCAGGAAGCCCAAGCCCTCTTACGTGGTGGTATTGATGTTTGTATAGGCTACGTAGAAACACATAAAAGGGTCGAAACCGAAGCTCTAGTAGCCGGTTTACCCTTAATTGCACGCAAAAATATCTTTTACCGGGGTAAGGAAATAAATGAAATGGACCTTCAGGGCATTTTAAACCGCCATCCCGAAATTGTGGTAGTCGATGAACTGGCGCATACCAATGTAGAAGGCAGCAAAAATACCAAACGCTGGCAGGATGTTTTCGATTTGCTCGAAGCAGGTATCAGTGTTATTTCGGCGGTTAATATCCAGCATTTAGAAAGTATAAACGAAGAGGTAGAACAAATTACAGGCGTTCAGATTACCGAACGCATCCCCGATAAAATACTGCAAATTGCCGATGAAATTGTAAATATCGATTTAACGGCAGATGAATTGGTTACACGTTTAAAAGAAGGTAAAATTTACGATAAAACGAAGATTGAAAGTGCGCTGGGCAACTTTTTTCAGGCCGATAAAATTTTACAGTTACGCGAACTGGCCCTTAAAGAAGTAGTGCATCAGGTTGAAAGAAAAATACAAACCGAAATTCCTAAATCCATTAAACTTCGTCCCGAACGTTTTTTAGCCTGCATTTCCTCAAATGCCGAAACCGCAGGTGTGGTAATTAGAAAAACAGCGCGACTAGCCTCCTACTACCGTTCGCCCTGGATTGTTTTGTATGTGCAGAGCGATGCAGAAAGTTTAGACCGCATAAAACTGGATAAACAGCGCCATTTGATCAACCATTTTAAGCTGGCAACAGAACTGGGTGCCGAAGTAATTAAAATAAAAAGCAACCAGATTACGCAGACCATTATTAATACGGCAACAGAGAAAGAAATTACCACCATTTGCATCGGTAAACCCCATTTAAATATTTTTCAGGTGATACTCCGAACAGCAATTTTTAATCAATTGTTGCGTAATTTAGCCAGTCAGGAAATAGATCTGGTCATACTATCTTAA